The Triticum aestivum cultivar Chinese Spring chromosome 3A, IWGSC CS RefSeq v2.1, whole genome shotgun sequence genome includes a region encoding these proteins:
- the LOC123063418 gene encoding glucan endo-1,3-beta-glucosidase GIII isoform X2, with product MAQQGVASILAVALVLVAFASFPAVHSIGVCNGVIGNNLPAPSDVVKLYQTKGIDAMRIYAPESNVLKALSGTGISLLMDVGNGALTSLANDPSAAPAWVKANVQPFPGVSFRYIAVGNEVTDSAGQKTILPAIKNIQTALAAAGLSGSIKVSTSLRFDVVNNTSPPSNGVFADTSFMGPILDFLASTGAPLLVNVYPYFAYKGDQQNIKLDFATFVPGSTTVTDNGLTYSNLFDAMVDSIYAALEKAGKPDVKVVISESGWPSAGGVGATAQNARAYNQGLINHVRGGTPKKPSLLETYIFAMFNENQKTGDPTENNFGLFNPDKSPAYSVTFYPLPRVHSIGVCNGVIGNNLPAPSDVVKLYKSKGINAMRIYAPESNVLKALSGTGIGLLMDVGNGALPGLANDPSAAAAWVKANVQPYPGVSFRYIAVGNEVMDSDGQKTILPAMKNLQGALAAAGLGGRVKVSTSVRFDVVTDTFPPSNGVFADLDYMGPILDFLVSTGAPLLVNVYPYFAYKGDPQNINLNYATFAPGTTVNDDGNGLTYTNLFDAMVDSIYAALEDAETPGVKVVVSESGWPSAGGFGATAQNAQAYNQGLIKHVGGGTPKRPGPLETYMFAMFNENQKTGDPTENHFGLFNPDKSPAYSISF from the exons ATGGCGCAGCAAGGTGTTGCTTCCATACTTGCCGTGGCCCTGGTCCTTGTTGCCTTTGCATCATTTCCCGCAG TGCACTCCATCGGCGTCTGCAACGGCGTGATCGGCAACAACCTGCCGGCGCCGAGCGACGTCGTGAAGCTCTACCAAACCAAGGGCATCGATGCCATGCGGATCTACGCGCCGGAGAGCAACGTCCTCAAGGCGCTCAGCGGCACGGGCATCAGCCTCCTCATGGACGTCGGCAACGGCGCGCTAACCAGCCTCGCAAACGACCCCTCCGCCGCGCCCGCCTGGGTCAAGGCCAACGTGCAGCCCTTCCCGGGCGTCTCCTTCCGCTACATCGCCGTCGGCAACGAGGTCACGGACAGCGCCGGCCAGAAGACCATCCTCCCGGCCATAAAGAACATACAAACGGCGCTCGCGGCCGCCGGCCTCAGCGGCAGCATCAAGGTGTCGACTTCGCTGCGGTTCGACGTGGTCAATAACACCTCCCCGCCCTCCAACGGCGTGTTCGCGGACACATCATTCATGGGGCCGATCCTGGACTTCCTGGCGAGCACCGGCGCACCGCTGCTGGTCAACGTGTACCCCTACTTCGCCTACAAGGGCGACCAGCAGAACATCAAGCTCGACTTCGCCACCTTCGTGCCAGGCAGCACCACCGTGACCGACAACGGGCTGACGTACAGCAACCTGTTCGACGCCATGGTCGACTCCATCTACGCCGCACTGGAGAAAGCCGGCAAGCCCGACGTTAAGGTGGTCATATCCGAGAGCGGGTGGCCGTCGGCCGGTGGGGTCGGGGCGACGGCGCAGAACGCGCGGGCTTACAACCAGGGATTGATCAACCACGTCCGCGGGGGCACGCCGAAGAAGCCCAGCTTGCTGGAGACGTACATTTTCGCCATGTTCAACGAGAACCAGAAGACAGGGGATCCGACGGAGAACAACTTTGGGCTGTTCAATCCGGACAAGTCGCCGGCCTACTCCGTTACTTTCTA TCCACTTCCCA GGGTGCATTCCATCGGCGTCTGCAACGGCGTGATCGGCAACAACCTGCCGGCGCCCAGCGACGTGGTTAAGCTCTACAAATCCAAGGGCATCAACGCCATGCGGATCTACGCGCCAGAGAGCAACGTCCTCAAGGCGCTCAGCGGCACGGGCATCGGACTCCTCATGGACGTCGGCAACGGCGCGCTCCCCGGCCTCGCCAATGACCCTTCCGCCGCGGCCGCCTGGGTCAAGGCCAACGTCCAGCCCTACCCGGGCGTCTCCTTCCGCTACATCGCCGTCGGGAACGAGGTCATGGACAGCGACGGCCAGAAGACCATCCTACCGGCCATGAAGAACCTCCAAGGGGCGCTCGCCGCGGCTGGCCTCGGCGGCCGCGTCAAGGTGTCCACGTCGGTGCGGTTCGACGTGGTCACCGACACCTTCCCGCCCTCCAACGGCGTGTTCGCGGACCTTGACTACATGGGGCCCATCCTGGACTTCCTCGTGAGCACCGGCGCGCCGCTGCTTGTCAACGTGTACCCCTACTTCGCCTACAAGGGCGACCCGCAGAACATCAACCTCAACTACGCCACCTTCGCGCCGGGCACCACCGTGAACGACGACGGCAACGGTCTGACCTACACCAACCTCTTCGACGCCATGGTCGACTCCATCTACGCCGCGCTGGAGGACGCCGAGACGCCCGGGGTGAAGGTCGTCGTGTCCGAGAGCGGGTGGCCGTCGGCCGGCGGGTTCGGGGCGACGGCGCAGAACGCGCAGGCGTACAACCAGGGGTTGATCAAACATGTCGGCGGGGGCACACCCAAGAGGCCTGGGCCGTTGGAGACGTACATGTTTGCCATGTTCAACGAGAACCAGAAGACAGGGGACCCGACAGAGAACCACTTTGGGCTGTTCAATCCGGACAAGTCGCCGGCCTACTCCATTAGTTTCTGA
- the LOC123063418 gene encoding glucan endo-1,3-beta-glucosidase GIII isoform X1 translates to MQIQPDILENNPRSMAKQGVASMLAVALVLVSLAAFHTECSAHRAANPDGHTKGVHSIGVCNGVIGNNLPAPSDVVKLYKSKGINAMRIYAPESNVLKALSGTGIGLLMDVGNGALPGLANDPSAAAAWVKANVQPYPGVSFRYIAVGNEVMDSDGQKTILPAMKNLQGALAAAGLGGRVKVSTSVRFDVVTDTFPPSNGVFADLDYMGPILDFLVSTGAPLLVNVYPYFAYKGDPQNINLNYATFAPGTTVNDDGNGLTYTNLFDAMVDSIYAALEDAETPGVKVVVSESGWPSAGGFGATAQNAQAYNQGLIKHVGGGTPKRPGPLETYMFAMFNENQKTGDPTENHFGLFNPDKSPAYSISF, encoded by the exons ATGCAAATACAGCCAGATATCCTAGAGAACAATCCACGATCGATGGCGAAGCAAGGTGTTGCTTCCATGCTTGCAGTGGCGCTGGTCCTTGTCTCCTTGGCAGCATTTCATACAG AGTGCAGTGCTCACCGGGCAGCTAACCCCGACGGACATACGAAAG GGGTGCATTCCATCGGCGTCTGCAACGGCGTGATCGGCAACAACCTGCCGGCGCCCAGCGACGTGGTTAAGCTCTACAAATCCAAGGGCATCAACGCCATGCGGATCTACGCGCCAGAGAGCAACGTCCTCAAGGCGCTCAGCGGCACGGGCATCGGACTCCTCATGGACGTCGGCAACGGCGCGCTCCCCGGCCTCGCCAATGACCCTTCCGCCGCGGCCGCCTGGGTCAAGGCCAACGTCCAGCCCTACCCGGGCGTCTCCTTCCGCTACATCGCCGTCGGGAACGAGGTCATGGACAGCGACGGCCAGAAGACCATCCTACCGGCCATGAAGAACCTCCAAGGGGCGCTCGCCGCGGCTGGCCTCGGCGGCCGCGTCAAGGTGTCCACGTCGGTGCGGTTCGACGTGGTCACCGACACCTTCCCGCCCTCCAACGGCGTGTTCGCGGACCTTGACTACATGGGGCCCATCCTGGACTTCCTCGTGAGCACCGGCGCGCCGCTGCTTGTCAACGTGTACCCCTACTTCGCCTACAAGGGCGACCCGCAGAACATCAACCTCAACTACGCCACCTTCGCGCCGGGCACCACCGTGAACGACGACGGCAACGGTCTGACCTACACCAACCTCTTCGACGCCATGGTCGACTCCATCTACGCCGCGCTGGAGGACGCCGAGACGCCCGGGGTGAAGGTCGTCGTGTCCGAGAGCGGGTGGCCGTCGGCCGGCGGGTTCGGGGCGACGGCGCAGAACGCGCAGGCGTACAACCAGGGGTTGATCAAACATGTCGGCGGGGGCACACCCAAGAGGCCTGGGCCGTTGGAGACGTACATGTTTGCCATGTTCAACGAGAACCAGAAGACAGGGGACCCGACAGAGAACCACTTTGGGCTGTTCAATCCGGACAAGTCGCCGGCCTACTCCATTAGTTTCTGA